In Oryza glaberrima chromosome 8, OglaRS2, whole genome shotgun sequence, the following are encoded in one genomic region:
- the LOC127782562 gene encoding transcription factor MYB36 — protein sequence MGRAPCCDKATVKKGPWSPEEDAMLKSYIEEHGTGGNWIALPHKIGLKRCGKSCRLRWLNYLRPNIKHGDFTPEEDSIICSLYISIGSRWSIIAAQLPGRTDNDVKNYWNTKLKKRLLGRRKDRGGGHHHRSQSTADDLPAGGDGGMNDGGGGGGERSLSASAMERIQLCMQLQELQNPLSIHHNPLLSHQWPSKATIDDQNHNNVTVAEHGMSSSVSDHHRLDGQQLESGAGAAAMQQASPSSGGENSNVVVAIEAELQELLYAGGGAIVDGGAPPQGDVDWWSYDQGKQSPVTCWDFTPETSSIFQDYATVYDI from the exons atggggagggcACCTTGCTGTGACAAGGCAACAGTGAAGAAGGGGCCATGGTCACCTGAGGAGGATGCAATGCTCAAGAGCTACATTGAGGAGCATGGCACCGGTGGCAACTGGATTGCACTGCCTCACAAGATTG GGCTGAAGAGGTGTGGCAAGAGCTGCAGGCTAAGGTGGCTGAATTACCTGAGGCCAAACATAAAGCATGGGGACTTCACCCCAGAGGAGGACAGCATCATCTGCAGCCTCTACATTAGCATAGGAAGCAG GTGGTCAATCATAGCAGCACAGCTGCCAGGGAGGACGGACAACGATGTCAAGAACTACTGGAACACAAAGCTGAAGAAGAGGCTCCTTGGCCGGCGCAaggaccgcggcggcggccaccaccaccgcagccaGAGCACCGCCGACGATCTTCCGgccggtggtgacggcggcatgaacgacggcggcggcggcggcggagagcggtcGCTGAGCGCGTCggcgatggagaggatccagcTCTGCATGCAGCTGCAGGAGCTGCAGAACCCACTGTCCATCCACCACAACCCCTTGCTCTCTCATCAGTGGCCAAGCaaggccaccattgatgatcaGAATCACAACAATGTCACTGTGGCTGAACATGGAATGTCAAGCTCTGTGAGCGACCACCACCGCCTCGATGGGCAGCAGCTGgagagcggcgccggcgccgccgccatgcagcaggcgtcgccgtcgagcggcggcgagaactccaacgtcgtcgtcgccatcgagGCCGAGCTCCAGGAGCTTCTctacgccggcggcggcgcgatcgtcgacggcggcgcgccgccgcaggGGGATGTGGACTGGTGGAGCTATGATCAGGGAAAGCAGTCACCTGTGACTTGCTGGGATTTCACCCCTGAAACCAGCTCCATCTTCCAGGATTATGCAACAGTTTATGACATCTGA
- the LOC127781247 gene encoding aspartate carbamoyltransferase, chloroplastic: MAAARATLPLPRVPAPSPRPQLRPFPSLPARRGAVACGAGSAAAGVAASLRLGDVIEAQQFDRDALTEIFEVAREMEALERGSSSRGAGRSRVLEGYLMATLFYEPSTRTRLSFEAAMRRLGGEVLTTENAREFSSAAKGETLEDTIRTVEGYSDIIVLRHFESGAARRAAATADIPVINAGDGPGQHPTQALLDVYTIEREIGTLDGIKLGLVGDLANGRTVRSLAYLIAKYQNIKIYFVSPDVVKMKDDIKEYLTSQGVEWEESSDLLEVASKCDVIYQTRIQKERFGERIDLYEAARGKYIVDKKVLDVLPKHAVIMHPLPRLDEITIDVDSDPRAAYFRQAKNGLYIRMALLKLLLVGR, encoded by the exons atggcggccgccCGCGCCACCCTCCCGCTCCCGCGTGTCCCCGCCCCCTCGCCGAGGCCCCAGCTCAggcccttcccctccctccccgctcgccgcggcgcggtggcaTGCGGcgccggctcggcggcggcgggggtcgCGGCGTCGCTGCGGCTCGGGGACGTGATCGAGGCGCAGCAGTTCGACCGGGACGCGCTGACGGAGATCTTCGAGGTGGCGCGGGAGATGGAGGCCCTGGAGCGCGGGTCCTCCTCCCGCGGCGCCGGGAGGAGCCGCGTCCTCGAGGGGTACCTCATGGCCACGCTCTTCTATGAGCCGTCCACGCGCACGCGCCTCTCCTTCGAGGCCGCCATGCGGCGGCTCGGCGGGGAGGTGCTCACCACCGAGAACGCCCGCGagttctcctccgccgccaagGGCGAGACCCTGGAAG ATACCATAAGGACTGTTGAGGGTTATTCTGATATTATTGTTCTGAGACATTTTGAAAGTGGAGCTGCAAGGAGAGCAGCCGCCACTGCAGACATTCCAGTTATTAATGCAGGCGATGGGCCAGGGCAACATCCAACTCAG GCTTTATTGGATGTCTATACAATAGAGAGAGAAATTGGCACACTAGATGGAATAAAACTTGGTTTGGTTGGAGACCTTGCTAATGGAAGAACTGTTCGTTCTCTAGCCTATTTGATTGCCAAATACCAAAACATTAAGATATACTTTGTATCTCCAGATGTTGTAAAAATGAAG gatgacatcaaggaatACTTAACTTCTCAAGGTGTTGAGTGGGAAGAAAGTTCAGATTTGTTGGAGGTGGCATCAAAATGCGATGTTATTTATCAAACACGCATTCAAAAAGAAAGATTCGGTGAGAGGATAGATCTTTATGAAGCAGCTCGTGGTAAGTACATTGTGGACAAGAAGGTCTTAGATGTGCTGCCAAAACATGCTGTTATCATGCATCCCCTTCCAAGGCTTGATGAG ATCACAATAGATGTTGACAGTGATCCGAGAGCTGCATATTTTAGACAGGCCAAAAACGGCCTCTACATCAGAATGGCGTTGCTCAAACTTCTGCTTGTTGGTCGCTGA
- the LOC127782181 gene encoding ADP-ribosylation factor 3, with translation MGIVFTRLFSSVFGNREARILVLGLDNAGKTTILYRLQMGEVVSTIPTIGFNVETVQYNNIKFQVWDLGGQTSIRPYWRCYFPNTQAIIYVVDSSDTDRLVTAKEEFHAILEEDELKGAVVLVYANKQDLPGALDDAAITESLELHKIKSRQWAIFKTSAIKGEGLFEGLDWLSNALKSKSS, from the exons atgggcatCGTCTTCACGCGGCTCTTCTCGTCGGTCTTCGGCAACCGCGAGGCCCGCATCCTCGTCCTCGGCCTCGACAATGCCGGCAAGACCACCATCCTAT ATCGGCTGCAGATGGGGGAGGTCGTCTCCACGATCCCAA CGATTGGGTTCAACGTGGAGACGGTGCAGTACAACAACATCAAGTTCCAAGTCTGGGATCTCG GTGGTCAAACAAGCATCAG GCCATACTGGAGATGCTACTTTCCAAATACCCAGGCTATCATTTATGTTGTCGATTCAAGTGATACAGATAGGCTTGTAACAGCAAAAGAAGAGTTTCATGCTATCCTTGAG GAGGATGAGCTAAAAGGTGCAGTTGTCCTTGTATATGCGAATAAACAG GATCTTCCAGGTGCACTTGATGATGCTGCCATAACGGAATCATTAGAACTCCACAAGATTAAGAGCCGTCAATGGGCGATTTTCAAAACATCTGCCATAAAAGGAGAGGGCCTTTTTGAAGGTTTGGACTG GCTCAGTAATGCACTGAAATCCAAAAGCAGCTAA
- the LOC127781313 gene encoding zinc finger protein CONSTANS-LIKE 4-like, which translates to MMASDGSASPASCGGAACGVCGSAATVYCAADAAALCVPCDAAVHAANPLASRHDRVPLAVAMAAASSGVYDHLFAPDDDAASSWAAAAAAGAAVQGQGQGSPNDSSSSFTNDSAGGGGGGGGAERILFDLLSDVDIMSCGSGGLASSFDGAAAPPLWLHPGQLAALTPWSPADSVVVPTSAAGAVAAAAAAREERVRRYREKRKNRKFQKTIRYASRKAYAEARPRIKGRFVKRATTAAASSSSDDDSTAAATEEAKFWLSFSDDGRADGVGFYMDSTTAATAAYGVVPTF; encoded by the coding sequence ATGatggcgagcgacggcagcgcgAGCCCGgccagctgcggcggcgcggcgtgcggggtgtgcggcagcgcggcgacggTGTACtgcgcggcggacgcggcggcgctctgCGTGCCGTGCGACGCCGCGGTGCACGCGGCCAACCCGCTGGCGTCGCGCCACGACCGCGTGCCGCTCGCggtcgccatggcggcggcgagctccggggTGTACGACCACCTGTTCgcgcccgacgacgacgccgcctcgTCATgggctgccgccgcggcggcgggggcggcggtgcaGGGGCAGGGGCAGGGGAGCCCCAACGACAGCTCGTCGAGCTTCACCAAcgacagcgccggcggcggcggcggcggcggcggcgccgagaggATCCTCTTTGACCTGCTCTCCGACGTCGACATCATGtcctgcggcagcggcggcctcgCGTCGTCgttcgacggcgccgccgcgccgccgctgtggcTGCACCCAGGCCAGCTCGCCGCGTTGACGCCGTGGTCACCGGCCGACTCCGTCGTCGTCCCGacctcggcggccggcgcggtcgccgcggcagcggcggcgagggaggagagggtgagGCGCTACCGGGAGAAGCGCAAGAACCGCAAGTTCCAGAAGACCATCCGCTACGCCTCACGCAAGGCCTACGCCGAGGCGCGGCCGAGGATCAAGGGCCGCTTCGTCAagcgcgccaccaccgccgccgcctcctcgtcatcgGACGACGacagcacggccgccgccacggaggAGGCCAAGTTCTGGCTCTCCTTCTCCGACGACGGCCGCGCCGACGGCGTAGGGTTCTACATGGACAGCACCACCGCTGCCACCGCGGCCTACGGCGTCGTGCCAACCTTCTAG